A single Nitrosospira multiformis ATCC 25196 DNA region contains:
- a CDS encoding ABC transporter substrate-binding protein, producing MKGNHKLGIPLILLIVLVIMAAVVWQYLAGSKPSIRIGVLHSLSGVLAASEKPLIDAIQLAVEEANAAGGIHGHEIEAVVADCRSDAGHCAREAERLILEERVEALFGCWTSTCRNAVKSVVERHDHLLFYALRYEGMEQSPNIIYGGAVPNQLVMPAVYWALENLGNRKHARHSGKRVYLAGSENVFSRVVNILIKDVLAVNGGIVAGEYYLPLGSQNMESLVEDIVDQQPDLILSTIAGAYNAGFFQTLNRRGITAESTPVLSFSVTEVVLSGQDKIPMTGHFAVRNYFQTIPSPENQAFVKRFHDRYGEQAVVDSPAEASYVNVRMWIQAAAEAGSGNLAKVQRLILRQSLPAPEGIVALDPVTRHAWKVARVGKVREDGQFDIVWDSTRPLEPSPFPSYRSREEWNVLLEKVLNTPPILQTTQFKGKPAGASPKPGG from the coding sequence TTGAAGGGCAACCATAAACTGGGTATTCCCCTGATTCTGTTAATTGTTCTCGTGATCATGGCGGCGGTGGTATGGCAGTATCTTGCTGGAAGTAAGCCGAGCATCAGGATAGGCGTGCTCCACTCCCTCTCCGGGGTCCTAGCTGCAAGCGAGAAGCCGTTGATTGATGCAATACAGTTGGCCGTTGAGGAGGCCAATGCGGCGGGAGGAATCCACGGTCATGAAATTGAAGCTGTGGTAGCGGATTGCAGGTCAGACGCGGGTCATTGCGCCCGGGAGGCCGAACGCCTGATTCTCGAAGAGAGAGTGGAGGCATTATTCGGTTGCTGGACTTCTACCTGCCGCAACGCGGTGAAATCGGTTGTAGAACGACACGATCACCTGCTGTTTTATGCGCTGCGGTATGAGGGTATGGAACAGTCGCCTAATATCATCTACGGAGGTGCAGTACCAAATCAATTGGTGATGCCTGCTGTGTACTGGGCCCTGGAAAATCTAGGTAACCGGAAACATGCACGTCATAGTGGCAAACGGGTCTATCTAGCAGGATCAGAGAATGTTTTTTCGCGAGTCGTGAATATTCTTATCAAGGATGTTCTGGCAGTAAACGGCGGAATCGTAGCGGGGGAATATTATCTGCCTCTTGGTTCCCAAAACATGGAATCTCTTGTAGAGGATATCGTGGATCAACAGCCCGATCTGATATTGAGCACGATTGCGGGCGCCTATAACGCCGGGTTCTTTCAAACATTGAACAGGAGGGGAATCACAGCGGAGAGCACCCCGGTATTGTCGTTCAGCGTTACCGAAGTAGTGCTGTCGGGACAGGATAAGATACCAATGACGGGACACTTCGCTGTCCGGAATTATTTCCAAACCATTCCTTCGCCGGAGAATCAGGCATTCGTCAAGCGGTTCCACGACCGTTATGGGGAGCAAGCAGTCGTTGACAGCCCAGCGGAAGCCTCCTACGTCAACGTGCGCATGTGGATCCAGGCCGCCGCCGAGGCGGGCTCAGGTAACCTGGCAAAGGTACAAAGATTGATCCTGCGTCAAAGCCTTCCTGCCCCGGAGGGGATCGTCGCGCTTGATCCGGTTACGCGCCACGCATGGAAAGTGGCCCGGGTTGGCAAAGTGCGGGAAGACGGCCAATTCGATATTGTGTGGGATTCCACGCGACCGCTGGAACCATCGCCATTCCCGTCCTATCGGTCGCGTGAAGAGTGGAACGTCCTGCTGGAGAAGGTGCTGAACACGCCTCCGATCCTGCAGACCACACAATTCAAGGGAAAACCCGCCGGTGCTTCCCCGAAGCCGGGAGGGTGA
- a CDS encoding histone deacetylase family protein, with amino-acid sequence MRPASHTAFISHPDCLLHEMDFYHPESPARLKAIEDELSASGLMDKLRRYQAPLATVGQLERVHTREHIARLHAAASRAASGGFVYLDPDTAMNRHSLGAAYRAAGAVVLAADLVIEGAAENAFCSIRPPGHHAERGYPMGFCLFNNIAVAVAHALETHALKRVAVVDFDVHHGNGTEDIFQHDPRVMMVSTFQHPFYPYSGIAGRSERMVNIPLPAGSNGKVFRKAVDEFWLPALERFKPQMLFVSAGFDAHADDELASLNLVEDDYAWVTEKIKEVARAYAGKRIVSVLEGGYALAALARSVAAHIEVLMKP; translated from the coding sequence ATGCGACCCGCTTCCCATACCGCTTTCATTTCCCATCCGGATTGCCTGTTGCACGAAATGGATTTTTATCATCCTGAGAGTCCAGCGCGGCTGAAGGCGATCGAGGACGAGCTGTCTGCTTCAGGACTGATGGATAAACTTAGACGCTATCAGGCGCCATTAGCGACTGTCGGCCAACTGGAGCGTGTGCATACACGGGAGCATATTGCAAGGTTGCACGCTGCAGCATCCCGCGCGGCTTCGGGAGGTTTCGTCTACCTTGATCCGGATACCGCCATGAACCGCCACAGCCTTGGAGCAGCTTATCGGGCCGCGGGGGCTGTTGTCCTCGCTGCCGATCTCGTGATAGAAGGAGCGGCGGAAAATGCATTTTGCAGTATTCGTCCCCCGGGTCACCACGCGGAACGCGGATACCCGATGGGTTTCTGCCTGTTCAACAATATTGCCGTAGCGGTTGCTCACGCGCTTGAAACACATGCTCTGAAACGTGTCGCGGTGGTGGACTTCGACGTGCATCACGGCAACGGTACGGAAGATATCTTTCAGCACGATCCCCGCGTCATGATGGTCTCGACATTTCAGCACCCGTTCTATCCATATAGCGGCATCGCAGGCCGTTCAGAGCGAATGGTCAACATCCCGCTGCCAGCGGGGAGCAACGGCAAGGTATTTCGCAAAGCAGTGGATGAATTCTGGTTGCCGGCGCTGGAAAGGTTTAAACCGCAAATGTTGTTTGTTTCTGCTGGTTTCGATGCTCATGCCGATGATGAGCTTGCTTCTCTGAATCTGGTGGAAGACGATTACGCGTGGGTAACTGAAAAAATCAAAGAGGTTGCCCGCGCTTATGCCGGGAAACGTATCGTATCGGTGCTGGAAGGCGGGTATGCGTTGGCTGCGCTGGCACGAAGCGTGGCAGCGCATATAGAAGTCCTTATGAAGCCCTGA
- a CDS encoding PAS domain S-box protein — MIRFTSLTQRFAVWFVAVSLLPILIIGYALLGTFETEAEKSAIQQVSAIADMKAEQIDSYLRERLLDARVIQTTSTTRMAIQDFSRVYVKSGVDSNAYRQLDTFYREHFKRFVEDAGYYDLFLISPQGEIVYSQAHESDFATSLITGPYRNSGFAFVVRAALNTLQSGVSDFEYYPPSRGAIAAFMALPIMADGKLEGVLALQIYSERVFEVVTDNVGLGTSGETVVTRLLNDRTALVIAPLKHQSNAALQYRIPLSTPPFSIVVHSGLHGERGGGVKMDYRNKEVVAAWRYLPRMNWGIEVKMDAEEVFAFVPRVRNYSLIVLGFILIAAMLGALLFSRRVVTTLKNLSHSAQHIAGGNLKQRVPVAGWDEIGQLASTFNTMTERLTASNRQRDVAENDLRQLNQDLENHVAERTADLEQANAVLISKEEEMRSIVEHMVDCIITIDDKSIIRSVNPVIEKLFGYTREEVIGQPVSILMPEPFRSGHEGYVERYYRTGRGRCEFDHILTLEVEGVHNIGMGREVEGRHKNGELIDLYVAVSEYFVGGKRYFTGVLRDIRERKRVEQALRNSEQRFRAIVDNLAALVGEMTPDGVLVEMNRTALEVGGLQSGDVIGKCLSETEWFSYKPEVQQQIRDDIRRAVAGEIVRHDVAIRIANGDLMTIDFMLVPVRDDKGKVIKLIPSGINVSERIRILKDLEQARHEAEQANEAKSIFLAAMSHEIRTPMNGVIGMADVLQQTSLSGYQMEMVDLIRESAFALLEIIEDILDFSKIEAGRLEIEQAPMSVEKVVEKACAMLESLAARKAVELTLFLDPAIPDEVLGDALRLRQVLVNLANNAIKFSSGLQEPGRVSVRALLVEHDQDTVTVEFEITDNGIGMNEEVQSRLFTSFTQGDTSTTRRYGGTGLGLAITHHLVELMGGSIQVRSAPGEGSVFTVRLSFDLIPSSHMEDKVIDLTGISCLVIGAEKGLADDLAVYLRYSGAVAERVIDLPAALKRIEVLPPGLWLLVIDAGHETPPLEELRAAFRSRPDLDPHFVVLEHGHHEPDIEPRFVVIRRGRRRHERTEEVDTVTLDGDVMHRDAFLRAVALAAGRLQEELPVPPSEEVKAVALPSREKALSEGRLILVAEDSEINQKVIRQQLSLLGYAADIAKDGGEALKRWESNNYALLLTDLHMPEIDGYQLTAAIRLKEGEQGAARKPIIAITANALKGEAEHCRAVGMDDYLSKPVQLSHLKAVLQKWLPSPGSSTELLELAPPGSIAPSAIPVAPATPGESAATGAPALSTVVAKPVDVHILEQLVGNDPAVINEFLQDFRASARKTAEELQAACLAGDAKIAGGIGHKLKSSARSIGALQLGELCAQMEQAGKAGDMTRLNELLPSFESEFAAVDKYIGSLA; from the coding sequence ATGATACGCTTTACCTCGCTTACACAGCGTTTTGCTGTCTGGTTTGTAGCCGTTTCCTTGCTGCCTATCCTGATCATTGGTTATGCCCTGTTGGGCACCTTTGAGACGGAGGCGGAAAAAAGCGCGATTCAACAGGTATCAGCAATCGCCGACATGAAAGCGGAACAGATTGACAGCTATCTGCGCGAGCGTTTGCTGGACGCGAGGGTGATCCAGACAACCAGTACGACACGCATGGCTATACAGGACTTCAGCCGGGTGTACGTGAAGAGTGGAGTGGACTCCAATGCCTATCGGCAACTGGATACATTTTATCGCGAACATTTCAAGCGCTTCGTAGAGGATGCGGGGTATTACGATCTATTCCTCATCTCCCCCCAAGGTGAAATCGTCTACAGCCAAGCCCATGAATCGGATTTTGCGACGAGCTTGATCACCGGCCCGTATCGAAACAGCGGTTTTGCCTTTGTTGTGCGTGCTGCACTCAATACCTTGCAGAGCGGCGTCTCGGATTTCGAATACTACCCGCCCTCGAGAGGCGCAATTGCCGCCTTCATGGCATTGCCCATCATGGCTGATGGAAAACTGGAAGGTGTTTTGGCGCTGCAAATCTACAGCGAACGCGTGTTCGAGGTTGTCACTGATAATGTGGGACTGGGAACAAGCGGTGAAACTGTCGTAACGCGCCTTCTCAACGATCGCACTGCGCTTGTGATCGCGCCGCTCAAGCATCAGTCGAATGCCGCACTGCAATACAGGATACCTCTCTCCACTCCACCATTTTCAATTGTAGTTCATAGCGGATTGCACGGAGAGCGGGGGGGCGGAGTGAAAATGGATTACCGCAACAAGGAAGTGGTGGCCGCCTGGCGTTACCTGCCGCGCATGAACTGGGGTATCGAGGTCAAGATGGATGCTGAGGAAGTGTTTGCTTTTGTTCCGAGGGTGCGCAACTACAGCTTGATCGTCCTGGGCTTCATCCTGATTGCTGCCATGCTGGGAGCTTTGCTGTTCAGCAGGCGCGTGGTTACCACACTGAAAAATCTCAGCCATAGCGCGCAGCACATCGCCGGTGGAAATCTCAAGCAGCGTGTTCCCGTTGCGGGATGGGACGAAATCGGCCAGCTCGCCAGTACTTTCAACACAATGACCGAGCGCCTGACCGCCAGCAATCGCCAGCGAGATGTAGCTGAAAACGATTTGCGCCAGCTCAACCAGGACCTCGAAAACCATGTTGCCGAACGCACAGCTGACCTGGAGCAGGCGAATGCAGTGCTCATCAGCAAGGAAGAGGAAATGCGCTCGATCGTGGAGCACATGGTGGACTGCATCATTACGATCGACGACAAAAGCATAATACGCTCGGTCAATCCCGTTATCGAAAAACTCTTCGGTTACACCCGGGAGGAAGTAATCGGTCAACCCGTCTCCATTCTGATGCCCGAACCTTTCCGCAGCGGTCATGAGGGATACGTCGAAAGATACTACCGGACCGGAAGGGGGCGGTGCGAATTCGATCACATTCTGACGCTGGAAGTCGAAGGAGTGCATAACATCGGCATGGGCCGCGAAGTGGAAGGCCGGCACAAGAATGGTGAACTCATCGATCTGTATGTCGCAGTCAGTGAATACTTCGTGGGGGGCAAACGTTATTTCACCGGGGTTTTGCGCGATATCCGCGAACGCAAGCGGGTCGAACAGGCTTTGCGCAACAGTGAACAACGTTTTCGAGCCATCGTGGATAATCTGGCCGCTCTTGTTGGCGAAATGACCCCCGATGGAGTGCTGGTGGAGATGAATCGCACCGCTCTGGAGGTGGGCGGCCTGCAGAGCGGAGATGTCATTGGCAAATGTTTGTCCGAGACCGAATGGTTTTCCTATAAGCCGGAGGTGCAACAACAGATCCGCGACGACATCCGGCGGGCAGTGGCGGGCGAGATCGTGCGCCATGACGTTGCGATTCGCATTGCCAATGGCGATCTCATGACAATCGATTTCATGCTGGTACCGGTGCGTGATGATAAAGGCAAGGTGATCAAGCTGATTCCGTCCGGCATCAATGTCAGTGAGAGAATCAGGATTCTCAAGGACCTCGAACAGGCTCGGCATGAGGCGGAGCAGGCCAACGAGGCAAAATCCATCTTTCTTGCAGCCATGAGCCACGAGATACGCACTCCCATGAATGGCGTGATCGGCATGGCTGACGTGCTGCAGCAAACCAGCCTGAGCGGTTATCAGATGGAGATGGTCGATCTCATCCGTGAATCGGCTTTTGCGCTGCTGGAAATCATCGAGGATATCCTGGATTTTTCAAAAATCGAAGCAGGAAGACTCGAAATCGAGCAGGCGCCGATGTCCGTGGAAAAGGTCGTGGAAAAAGCATGTGCCATGCTCGAAAGCCTGGCTGCCAGGAAAGCTGTGGAACTTACCCTGTTTCTCGACCCGGCGATACCTGATGAAGTCCTCGGTGATGCACTGCGGTTGCGCCAAGTGCTCGTCAATCTTGCCAATAACGCTATCAAGTTTTCCAGCGGATTACAGGAGCCGGGGCGGGTGTCGGTGCGTGCGCTGCTCGTTGAGCACGACCAGGATACGGTAACGGTGGAATTCGAGATAACCGATAATGGCATAGGCATGAACGAGGAGGTACAGTCGCGGCTTTTCACCTCTTTTACCCAAGGAGATACGTCCACCACCCGGCGGTATGGTGGAACCGGACTGGGGCTGGCGATCACTCATCATCTGGTGGAATTGATGGGAGGGAGTATCCAGGTCCGGAGTGCTCCGGGCGAAGGGTCGGTTTTCACTGTGCGGTTGAGCTTTGACCTCATTCCTTCCTCGCACATGGAAGATAAGGTTATCGATCTCACCGGCATCTCCTGCCTGGTAATCGGTGCTGAAAAAGGTTTGGCGGACGATCTGGCGGTATATCTGAGATACAGCGGCGCGGTTGCAGAGCGAGTGATCGATTTGCCAGCCGCACTCAAGCGAATCGAGGTACTTCCGCCCGGCCTGTGGCTGCTGGTCATAGATGCCGGGCATGAAACACCCCCCCTTGAAGAGTTGCGTGCCGCCTTCCGTTCCCGTCCTGACCTGGATCCGCATTTCGTAGTCCTCGAGCACGGCCATCACGAGCCTGATATTGAGCCCCGCTTTGTCGTCATTCGTCGCGGGCGGAGGCGGCATGAGCGTACCGAAGAGGTCGATACCGTTACGCTGGATGGCGATGTCATGCACCGTGACGCCTTCCTGCGGGCAGTCGCGCTCGCTGCCGGAAGGCTGCAGGAGGAATTACCCGTCCCGCCCTCCGAGGAGGTGAAGGCGGTAGCGTTGCCGTCGCGAGAAAAGGCACTCAGTGAAGGCAGGCTCATTCTCGTCGCTGAAGACAGCGAAATCAACCAGAAAGTGATCCGGCAGCAGCTTTCCCTGCTCGGTTATGCGGCGGATATTGCGAAGGATGGAGGGGAGGCGCTCAAACGCTGGGAAAGCAACAACTATGCATTGCTGCTGACAGACTTGCATATGCCGGAAATCGACGGGTATCAACTGACCGCGGCAATTCGCCTCAAAGAGGGGGAGCAAGGCGCTGCGCGCAAGCCGATTATTGCCATTACGGCCAATGCACTCAAGGGTGAGGCTGAACATTGCCGGGCGGTGGGCATGGATGACTATTTGAGCAAGCCGGTGCAGCTCTCGCATTTGAAAGCGGTGCTACAGAAGTGGCTTCCTTCTCCCGGCAGCAGCACTGAATTGCTCGAACTGGCTCCACCAGGTTCTATCGCGCCTTCCGCCATACCTGTTGCTCCCGCTACGCCCGGGGAATCTGCTGCTACCGGCGCCCCCGCTCTATCCACGGTTGTGGCAAAACCTGTCGATGTCCATATCCTTGAACAACTTGTAGGGAACGACCCCGCCGTGATCAATGAATTCCTCCAGGATTTCCGGGCGAGTGCACGAAAAACAGCAGAGGAGTTGCAGGCAGCGTGTCTGGCCGGTGATGCGAAAATAGCCGGCGGTATCGGACACAAGCTTAAGTCCTCGGCTCGCTCCATAGGCGCATTGCAATTGGGTGAGTTGTGCGCTCAAATGGAACAGGCGGGCAAGGCGGGTGACATGACTCGGTTGAATGAGCTATTGCCATCTTTCGAATCGGAATTCGCCGCTGTGGATAAGTATATCGGCTCATTGGCATAA
- a CDS encoding Mth938-like domain-containing protein, with translation MKLHLSGPTGHNLFTGYGTDYVMINHVRYDHSLIVLPDRLIEEWEAKTFEELNTEHFRFILSLQPEMVLFGTGATLRFPHPQLTRSLIESGIGIEVMDTAAACRTYNILSAEERRVAAALLI, from the coding sequence GTGAAACTGCATCTTTCCGGTCCCACCGGGCACAACCTGTTTACCGGTTATGGAACCGACTACGTCATGATCAATCATGTACGCTACGATCATAGCCTGATCGTGTTGCCCGATCGCCTGATCGAAGAGTGGGAGGCAAAAACGTTCGAGGAACTCAATACTGAACACTTCCGGTTCATCCTCTCGCTGCAACCGGAAATGGTCCTCTTCGGAACGGGCGCCACATTGCGCTTTCCCCATCCGCAGCTTACCAGAAGCCTGATCGAGTCCGGCATTGGCATAGAAGTGATGGATACCGCTGCCGCCTGTCGCACTTACAACATATTATCCGCGGAAGAACGACGGGTAGCGGCTGCATTATTGATTTAA
- a CDS encoding EAL domain-containing protein gives MVERSAVKILVLDDESFMLKLLNRILSNLGYASITLCDSGGTALEKIANTDADTVPDVILLDLNMPGMDGIEFVRHLVDLHYPGSLILVSGEDERILQTTEKLVRAHKIPILGYLHKPVTPDALAAMLGKWAPPSASAPGTAKKVYSADELRAALKESELINYYQPKVAVASGEVVGVETLVRWRHPRDGIVFPDQFIGVAEASGLIDDLTQTVFTAAMTQAKAWQEARLPLRIAVNVSMDNLASIDFLNFVAEAAAKEGIAPQNVVLEVTESRLMQDTRAPLEILTRLRLKRFRLSIDDFGTGHSSLAQLRDIPFDELKIDQGFVHRASTDETLRAIYDASLSLARQLNMEVVAEGVQDQEDWELLRRTGCDLAQGAFVSRPLLPEDVPGWIELWRERVRTQLFPREDAKE, from the coding sequence ATGGTCGAACGATCGGCAGTGAAGATTCTGGTGCTTGACGATGAGTCTTTCATGCTCAAGCTGTTGAATCGCATTTTATCCAATCTCGGATATGCCTCGATCACGCTGTGTGATAGCGGGGGGACCGCGCTGGAGAAAATAGCCAATACGGACGCTGATACAGTACCCGATGTGATACTGCTGGATCTCAACATGCCCGGAATGGATGGGATCGAGTTTGTGCGGCACCTCGTGGATCTTCACTATCCCGGCAGCCTCATATTGGTCAGTGGTGAGGATGAACGCATACTTCAGACCACTGAAAAACTCGTGCGTGCTCACAAAATCCCCATATTGGGTTACCTGCATAAACCCGTGACGCCTGACGCTCTGGCTGCCATGCTGGGAAAGTGGGCGCCGCCTTCCGCCAGTGCCCCAGGTACAGCGAAGAAAGTCTACAGCGCGGATGAGCTTCGTGCCGCCCTAAAAGAGAGTGAACTGATCAACTATTATCAGCCCAAGGTCGCAGTGGCGAGTGGTGAAGTGGTCGGCGTAGAGACACTTGTAAGATGGCGTCACCCTAGGGACGGAATAGTATTTCCAGATCAGTTCATTGGAGTGGCGGAAGCTTCAGGGTTGATCGATGATTTGACTCAGACCGTATTTACTGCCGCCATGACTCAGGCAAAAGCCTGGCAGGAAGCCAGGCTGCCACTGCGGATTGCCGTCAACGTTTCCATGGATAACCTCGCGTCGATCGATTTTCTGAATTTTGTGGCGGAAGCCGCGGCAAAGGAGGGGATAGCCCCGCAAAATGTGGTGCTGGAAGTAACTGAAAGCCGACTGATGCAGGATACACGGGCGCCCCTTGAGATTCTGACGCGGCTGCGTTTGAAGCGTTTCCGCCTTTCCATCGATGATTTTGGCACAGGGCATTCATCACTGGCCCAGTTACGCGACATTCCTTTCGACGAACTCAAGATAGATCAGGGTTTCGTACATCGCGCATCGACGGATGAGACCTTGCGGGCAATTTACGACGCGAGCTTGTCCCTGGCACGACAATTGAATATGGAAGTCGTGGCGGAAGGCGTACAGGATCAGGAGGATTGGGAACTTCTGCGCCGTACAGGGTGCGATCTTGCGCAAGGAGCTTTTGTCTCGCGCCCTCTGCTGCCGGAGGATGTGCCTGGCTGGATAGAACTGTGGCGGGAACGGGTTCGAACCCAACTTTTTCCGAGGGAAGATGCAAAGGAATAA
- a CDS encoding VOC family protein — MQSNPVGWFEIYVQDMERAKTFYEGVLQGKLERIPSPDIELWAFPMSEEVYGAAGALAKMEGCPSGGSSTLVYFKCEDCAVEAARAAEHGGRVFKEKMSIGKYGFIALVLDTEGNMIGLHSMQ, encoded by the coding sequence ATGCAATCCAATCCAGTCGGGTGGTTTGAAATTTATGTACAGGACATGGAACGCGCAAAAACGTTCTACGAAGGCGTTCTGCAAGGGAAGCTCGAGCGGATACCAAGCCCCGATATAGAACTGTGGGCCTTCCCCATGTCGGAGGAAGTCTACGGAGCGGCGGGCGCGCTAGCGAAAATGGAGGGTTGCCCGTCCGGCGGAAGCAGCACTCTGGTTTATTTCAAATGTGAAGATTGTGCGGTAGAGGCCGCGCGTGCTGCCGAGCATGGTGGACGTGTTTTCAAGGAAAAAATGTCCATCGGTAAATATGGTTTCATCGCCCTGGTCCTCGACACCGAAGGCAATATGATCGGGTTACATTCGATGCAATAA
- a CDS encoding EAL domain-containing protein, translated as MSLFRQLWLAVILVTITSFTGSLFVSLLGTRSYLEQQLHRKNIDSANSLAYSISQLRKDPITIGLQIAAFFDSGQYQAISITSADGKLITERVQNKIETTVPGWFTRLFPISAAPGQAQISDALLHFGVIKVVSQAQLAYQALWEQAKTLMLWFLGAAMVCVLIGAMILQRIHKPLAEMVEQADEIIERRFLTISEPRIPELRSLARATNDMIRRLHNRGIEETKRLEALHKRINFDPVTGLARREHFMNQLSQILLGREEGDEIEQKSATASEAARETVQDEARGGEFRPTGEHGKVFLHEEKAFASTATDADTATGKVQGTRGIFFLIRLNNLEEINRKLGRAGANELLHRVGSLIAGITGEFEEITSSPPLAARLNGSDFALLAPDIRNAAKFARRLSEELAALPLRDGDKIADFCHIGAVPYRRGDTLSELLSRADAALATAEQTGANAWHLAAPSSGQTSPVSLNISDWRHIFSDALTANRFMLAFHPVIDPTGAVLHQESVARMQAQPEGGWLEASDFISIAARLNITGPIDVAVLRHALEFLQSNTGEVAVDLSIETVANYRFRNKLDALLHPHPELCRRLWIEVSEYGAFRKFEAFRDFCHIFRQLGCHVGIRDFGRHLDSIQSLAGAGLSYLKVTDRFIHRINQNKTNQKFLKNLCEQAHALGMKVIALGVQNEVERKALIKLGFDGLAGKGIK; from the coding sequence ATGTCTCTCTTTCGACAACTATGGTTAGCCGTTATCCTGGTGACCATCACAAGTTTTACCGGTAGTCTTTTTGTAAGTCTGCTCGGCACACGAAGCTATCTGGAGCAACAGCTTCACCGTAAAAACATCGATAGCGCGAATTCTCTCGCATATTCGATTTCCCAACTGCGCAAGGACCCTATCACCATTGGTCTTCAAATCGCTGCATTTTTTGATAGTGGCCAATACCAGGCAATCTCCATCACCTCCGCCGATGGCAAGTTGATCACAGAACGCGTGCAGAACAAGATAGAAACGACTGTTCCAGGATGGTTCACTCGTCTCTTTCCAATCAGTGCAGCACCGGGTCAAGCCCAGATATCGGACGCCTTACTGCATTTTGGAGTGATCAAGGTGGTCAGCCAGGCTCAACTCGCGTATCAGGCACTTTGGGAGCAGGCGAAAACCCTGATGCTCTGGTTTCTGGGGGCAGCGATGGTATGCGTGCTGATCGGGGCGATGATATTGCAGCGTATCCACAAACCGCTTGCGGAAATGGTCGAGCAGGCCGATGAGATCATAGAACGCCGCTTTCTTACCATTTCAGAACCCCGCATACCGGAACTGCGCAGTCTGGCGCGTGCCACCAATGACATGATCAGACGCCTGCATAACCGCGGCATCGAAGAAACCAAGCGCCTGGAAGCTTTGCACAAGCGAATAAATTTCGACCCGGTCACAGGCTTGGCCCGGCGGGAGCACTTCATGAACCAGCTTAGCCAGATTTTGCTTGGGAGGGAAGAAGGCGATGAAATAGAACAGAAATCCGCGACTGCCAGCGAAGCAGCGCGGGAGACGGTCCAGGATGAGGCCAGAGGGGGAGAATTTCGCCCTACGGGTGAACACGGCAAGGTTTTCCTGCACGAGGAAAAGGCTTTCGCTTCGACTGCAACCGATGCAGATACGGCCACGGGAAAGGTACAAGGCACACGGGGAATTTTTTTTCTTATACGCCTCAATAATCTGGAAGAAATCAACCGCAAACTCGGCAGAGCTGGCGCAAACGAACTGCTTCATCGGGTTGGCTCACTGATCGCCGGCATCACGGGGGAATTCGAGGAAATCACATCTTCTCCGCCGCTTGCTGCACGCCTGAATGGCTCGGATTTCGCCCTACTTGCTCCTGATATCAGGAATGCGGCAAAATTTGCCAGGCGCTTGTCTGAGGAGCTGGCAGCGCTCCCCCTGCGTGACGGTGACAAGATCGCTGATTTCTGTCATATCGGAGCAGTGCCCTATCGACGGGGTGATACCCTCAGCGAGCTTCTTTCCAGAGCAGACGCAGCCTTGGCCACGGCGGAGCAGACCGGGGCAAACGCTTGGCATCTCGCGGCCCCGTCATCGGGACAGACTTCTCCAGTCTCCCTCAATATCTCCGACTGGCGCCACATTTTCAGTGATGCTTTGACTGCCAACCGCTTCATGCTGGCTTTCCACCCTGTTATCGATCCCACTGGCGCAGTCCTGCATCAGGAAAGCGTTGCACGCATGCAAGCTCAACCGGAAGGCGGGTGGCTGGAGGCATCCGACTTTATCAGCATCGCCGCTCGTCTGAATATTACCGGCCCCATTGACGTAGCAGTATTGCGTCACGCACTGGAATTCCTCCAATCGAATACCGGCGAGGTCGCGGTTGATTTATCGATCGAAACAGTCGCTAACTATCGTTTCCGCAATAAACTTGACGCACTGCTGCACCCCCATCCCGAACTGTGCCGCCGACTCTGGATCGAAGTGTCGGAGTATGGCGCTTTTCGCAAGTTTGAAGCCTTCCGCGATTTTTGCCACATTTTTAGGCAGTTGGGCTGTCACGTTGGTATCAGGGATTTCGGACGTCATCTCGACAGCATTCAAAGTCTCGCCGGGGCAGGGCTAAGCTATCTTAAAGTAACCGACAGGTTCATTCACCGCATTAACCAGAATAAAACCAACCAGAAATTCCTGAAAAATCTGTGCGAACAGGCTCATGCCTTGGGTATGAAAGTGATCGCGCTCGGTGTCCAAAATGAAGTCGAGCGAAAGGCATTGATAAAACTGGGTTTCGACGGTCTGGCCGGCAAGGGCATAAAATAG